A DNA window from Porphyromonas gingivalis ATCC 33277 contains the following coding sequences:
- the nqrB gene encoding NADH:ubiquinone reductase (Na(+)-transporting) subunit B: MKALRNQLNKLKPHFEEGGKLHGLHSVFDGFETFLFVPNRTSQHGVHVHDAIDSKRTMIVVCMALLPALLFGMYNVGVQHYMAIDAPVVFWPAFLFGLLAVLPKLIVSYAVGLGIEFAVAQYRKEEIQEGFLVSGLLIPMIVPVDTPLWMIAVATAFAVVFAKEVFGGTGRNIFNVALVTRAFLFFAYPAAMSGDQVFVRTADTFGLGAGTVADGFSGATPLGQIATAGAKMPEIHNVAGDPSSLMDAFLGFIPGSIGETSTLAILIGAVLLIWTGIASWKIMLSGLVGASAMALVFNAIGTTAAMQITPLMHIVYGGFAFGLVFMATDPVTSARTEKGKWIFGFFVGLMAVFIRVLNPGYPEGMMLAVLLMNVFAPLIDYFVVDSNIKARKARMLKKS, from the coding sequence TTGAAAGCGTTAAGGAATCAACTCAACAAACTGAAGCCTCATTTTGAAGAAGGCGGCAAGCTCCATGGCCTGCACTCTGTCTTCGACGGCTTCGAGACCTTTCTCTTTGTGCCGAACAGGACATCGCAGCATGGCGTACATGTGCACGATGCCATTGATAGCAAGCGCACGATGATCGTCGTGTGTATGGCTCTTTTGCCGGCCTTGCTCTTCGGTATGTATAATGTGGGGGTACAACATTATATGGCCATCGATGCTCCCGTAGTATTTTGGCCGGCTTTTCTCTTCGGACTTCTCGCCGTACTGCCCAAACTTATTGTCTCCTATGCCGTCGGTTTGGGGATAGAGTTTGCCGTAGCTCAGTACCGGAAGGAAGAAATTCAGGAAGGCTTCCTCGTATCGGGTCTGCTTATCCCGATGATCGTGCCGGTAGATACTCCGCTGTGGATGATCGCCGTGGCGACGGCTTTTGCCGTGGTTTTTGCCAAGGAGGTGTTCGGCGGTACGGGACGCAATATATTCAACGTGGCTCTCGTGACGCGTGCCTTCCTCTTTTTCGCCTATCCGGCGGCTATGAGCGGCGATCAGGTTTTTGTCCGCACGGCTGATACCTTCGGCCTCGGCGCAGGTACGGTAGCGGACGGCTTCTCCGGAGCTACACCTTTGGGGCAGATAGCCACGGCCGGTGCCAAGATGCCTGAAATACATAATGTGGCAGGCGACCCCTCTTCCCTGATGGATGCTTTCCTCGGCTTTATACCCGGCTCCATCGGTGAAACCTCTACTCTGGCTATCCTGATCGGAGCTGTCCTGCTGATTTGGACGGGGATCGCGAGCTGGAAGATCATGTTGAGCGGTTTGGTAGGAGCCTCAGCAATGGCTCTCGTATTCAATGCCATCGGCACGACGGCGGCGATGCAGATCACTCCGCTGATGCACATTGTCTATGGAGGCTTTGCTTTTGGCTTGGTATTTATGGCCACCGACCCTGTTACTTCTGCCCGTACAGAAAAGGGGAAATGGATCTTCGGTTTCTTCGTCGGTCTGATGGCTGTATTCATCCGAGTGCTCAATCCGGGTTACCCTGAAGGGATGATGCTTGCGGTCCTGCTCATGAACGTATTTGCTCCGCTGATCGACTATTTCGTGGTGGATAGCAACATTAAAGCGCGCAAAGCACGTATGCTTAAGAAATCCTAA
- the nqrF gene encoding NADH:ubiquinone reductase (Na(+)-transporting) subunit F: MSTVIIASAVVFLLLTLILVVALLYAKSKLVPSGNVTITVNDERKMEVPLGGTLLNTLQNQGVFLSSACGGGGSCGQCRCRVVEGGGEILPTEKGFFSRKEQKDHWRLSCQTKVKEDLSIVIPEEVFGVKEWECEVLSNKNVSTFIKEFVVKLPEGETMNFKSGSYAQIKIPKYNIRYADYDIQDRFRGDWDKMDAWSLTCKNEEETVRAYSMANYPAEGNIITLNVRIATPPFDRAANKWKAGVKPGISSSYIFSLKPGDKVMMSGPYGDFHIQDTDAEMLYIGGGAGMAPLRAQILHLFRTLKTGRKVSYWYGARSKNEIFYEEDFREIEREFPNFKFHIALSDPQPEDNWTGYVGFIHQVIYDNYLKDHDAPEDIEYYMCGPGPMANAVKGMLENLGVPRNMLFFDDFG; encoded by the coding sequence ATGAGTACAGTAATTATTGCCAGTGCAGTCGTATTCCTGCTGCTCACGCTGATTTTGGTTGTCGCTCTGCTTTATGCCAAGAGCAAATTGGTGCCTTCCGGCAATGTGACGATCACCGTGAACGACGAACGCAAGATGGAAGTCCCTCTTGGCGGTACCTTGTTGAATACGCTTCAAAATCAGGGAGTATTCCTTTCTTCGGCTTGCGGCGGTGGCGGAAGCTGCGGTCAGTGTCGTTGCCGTGTAGTGGAAGGAGGTGGCGAAATCCTTCCGACGGAAAAGGGATTTTTCTCTCGCAAAGAACAAAAGGATCATTGGCGACTTTCATGTCAGACGAAAGTAAAGGAAGATCTTAGCATCGTTATTCCCGAAGAGGTATTCGGTGTGAAAGAATGGGAGTGTGAAGTTCTCTCCAATAAGAATGTCTCCACTTTCATCAAAGAATTTGTGGTGAAGCTGCCCGAAGGCGAGACTATGAACTTCAAGAGCGGTAGCTATGCCCAGATCAAGATACCGAAATACAACATCCGCTATGCCGACTACGATATTCAGGATCGCTTCCGTGGCGACTGGGACAAGATGGATGCGTGGTCATTGACCTGTAAGAACGAAGAAGAGACCGTTCGTGCCTATTCAATGGCCAACTATCCGGCTGAAGGCAACATCATTACGCTCAACGTTCGTATCGCGACTCCTCCATTCGACAGAGCTGCCAATAAGTGGAAGGCCGGTGTCAAGCCCGGTATTTCCTCCTCATATATTTTCTCGCTAAAACCCGGAGATAAGGTGATGATGAGTGGCCCGTATGGGGACTTCCATATTCAGGACACGGATGCCGAGATGCTTTACATTGGTGGTGGTGCCGGTATGGCTCCTCTACGTGCACAGATTCTGCATCTCTTCCGTACACTGAAGACCGGTCGTAAGGTCTCCTATTGGTATGGTGCCCGCTCCAAAAACGAGATTTTCTATGAAGAAGACTTCCGCGAGATAGAGAGAGAATTTCCGAACTTCAAGTTCCATATCGCTCTTTCCGATCCTCAACCGGAAGATAACTGGACAGGCTATGTGGGCTTTATCCACCAAGTGATCTATGACAACTATCTGAAGGATCACGATGCTCCGGAAGATATAGAATACTATATGTGCGGCCCGGGTCCTATGGCCAATGCAGTGAAAGGTATGCTGGAGAACCTTGGTGTACCGCGCAATATGCTCTTTTTCGATGATTTCGGATAA
- the nqrD gene encoding NADH:ubiquinone reductase (Na(+)-transporting) subunit D → MSLWNKKNKEILLGPLSSNNPVIVQMLGICSALAVTAKLQPAIVMALSVTAVIAFANVIISLLRNTIPGRIRIIVQLVVVAALVTIVSQVLKAFAYDVNKQLSVFVGLIITNCILMGRLEAFALANRPWESFLDGIGNGLGYGWVLVIIAFFRELLGSGTLLDIKVISKSFYESGYVNNGLMILPPMALITVAVVIWVHRARNKDLQEN, encoded by the coding sequence ATGTCACTTTGGAATAAAAAGAATAAGGAAATTCTTCTCGGGCCGCTAAGCAGCAACAATCCCGTTATCGTGCAGATGCTTGGTATCTGCTCTGCTCTGGCCGTAACAGCCAAGCTGCAACCGGCTATTGTCATGGCCCTGTCGGTTACTGCGGTAATAGCTTTTGCCAACGTTATTATCTCTCTCCTGCGCAATACGATCCCCGGACGCATCCGAATTATCGTTCAGCTCGTCGTGGTCGCAGCTCTGGTGACTATCGTGAGTCAGGTACTGAAAGCCTTCGCTTACGATGTGAACAAGCAGTTGTCCGTTTTCGTCGGCCTGATCATTACCAACTGTATTTTGATGGGACGTTTGGAGGCTTTTGCCTTGGCCAATCGTCCTTGGGAGTCATTCCTCGATGGTATCGGAAACGGTCTGGGATATGGATGGGTTTTGGTTATTATCGCTTTCTTCCGCGAATTGCTCGGTTCCGGTACATTGCTGGATATAAAAGTCATTTCCAAGAGCTTCTACGAATCGGGTTATGTCAATAACGGTCTGATGATCTTGCCACCGATGGCTCTGATCACCGTGGCAGTTGTCATCTGGGTACATCGTGCCCGTAACAAGGATTTGCAAGAGAACTAA
- the nqrE gene encoding NADH:ubiquinone reductase (Na(+)-transporting) subunit E: protein MDYISMFVRSIFVDNMVFAYYLGMCSFLAVSKNVKTSIGLGAAVTFILVCTLPINYLLQNYIFKAGALSWLGSQYAEVDLSFLSLIIFIAVIASFTQLVEMVVERFSPSLYASLGIFLPLIAVNCAILGGSLFMQQREFINVGMATVYGFGSGIGWMLAIVGMAAIREKLAYSNVPKPLRGLGITFIITGLMGIAFLSFSGVKL, encoded by the coding sequence ATGGATTACATAAGTATGTTTGTCCGCTCGATATTCGTGGACAATATGGTTTTTGCCTACTACTTGGGAATGTGTTCTTTCTTGGCCGTTTCCAAGAATGTGAAGACCTCTATCGGGCTCGGAGCTGCCGTGACTTTCATCTTGGTCTGCACCTTGCCCATCAACTATCTGTTACAGAACTATATTTTCAAGGCCGGTGCTCTTTCTTGGCTCGGATCCCAATATGCCGAAGTGGATCTGAGCTTCCTCTCACTGATCATCTTTATCGCGGTGATTGCATCCTTTACGCAGCTCGTGGAAATGGTGGTGGAGAGATTCAGTCCCTCCCTCTATGCTTCGCTGGGTATCTTCCTTCCCTTGATCGCGGTGAACTGCGCTATCCTCGGAGGATCGCTTTTCATGCAGCAGCGTGAGTTTATCAATGTCGGGATGGCTACCGTCTATGGATTCGGCTCCGGTATCGGCTGGATGCTGGCTATCGTAGGGATGGCTGCCATACGCGAGAAGCTGGCATATTCCAACGTCCCCAAACCGTTGAGAGGGTTGGGTATCACTTTTATTATCACCGGTCTCATGGGTATTGCTTTCCTGAGCTTCTCCGGCGTGAAACTCTAA
- a CDS encoding Na(+)-translocating NADH-quinone reductase subunit C, which yields MNRDKNSYTILYASVMVIVVAVLLAYVSQSLGDRQRDNEKIDKMQQILRSVNAGIEDKGKVIARYTDVIKQELLINQDGTVAKTFEGEQLAQNEAFTLNTRNAFKSAANDPSISLPLYIAEIEGQKKYIVPMNGAGLWGPIWGYIALNEDCNTIFGADFSHEGETPGLGAEITRSEFSGQFIGKEIFKEGEFRSVAVVKKGQKAEGKDYVDGISGGTLTSDGVNEMLISSLRPYALYLMNNVKK from the coding sequence ATGAATAGAGATAAAAACTCATACACCATTCTCTATGCCTCGGTGATGGTTATTGTCGTGGCGGTTTTGCTGGCTTACGTCTCTCAGTCATTGGGCGACAGGCAGCGTGACAACGAGAAGATAGACAAGATGCAGCAGATCCTCCGCTCTGTGAATGCCGGAATAGAAGATAAGGGCAAAGTAATAGCTCGGTACACGGACGTGATCAAGCAAGAACTGCTCATCAATCAGGATGGTACGGTAGCCAAGACCTTCGAGGGCGAGCAGTTGGCACAAAATGAAGCATTCACGCTCAATACGCGCAATGCTTTCAAATCGGCCGCTAATGATCCAAGCATTTCGCTCCCTCTCTATATCGCAGAGATAGAGGGTCAGAAGAAATACATTGTCCCGATGAACGGTGCCGGTCTTTGGGGACCGATCTGGGGATACATTGCGCTGAACGAAGACTGCAATACGATATTCGGTGCAGATTTCAGTCACGAAGGCGAAACGCCGGGATTGGGAGCCGAAATCACTCGCTCGGAGTTTTCCGGTCAGTTTATCGGCAAAGAAATCTTCAAAGAGGGCGAATTCCGATCTGTTGCCGTAGTCAAGAAAGGCCAGAAGGCCGAAGGAAAGGACTATGTGGATGGCATTTCGGGCGGTACGCTGACGAGCGATGGAGTGAATGAGATGCTCATATCCTCTCTCCGTCCTTACGCTCTATACTTAATGAACAACGTAAAAAAATAA
- the nqrA gene encoding NADH:ubiquinone reductase (Na(+)-transporting) subunit A has protein sequence MAKVIKTKKGLALNLKGKPLPEMLAEPAQSPTYAVVPDDFEGVIPKVTARPGDKVRAGSALMHHKAYPEMKFTSPVSGEVIAVNRGAKRKVLSIEVKPDGLNEYESFPVGDPSALSAEQIKELLLSSGMWGFIKQRPYDIVATPDIAPRDIYITANFTAPLAPDFDFIVRGEERALQTAIDALAKLTAGKVYVGLKSGSALNLHNAEIVQMQGPHPAGNVGVLINHTKPINRGETVWTLKATDLIVIGRFLLTGKADFTRMIAMTGSDAAAHGYVRIMPGCNVFASFPGRLTIKESHERVIDGNVLTGKKLCEKEPFLSARCDQITVIPEGDDVDELFGWAAPRLDQYSMSRAYFSWLQGKNKEYVLDARIKGGERAMIMSNEYDRVFPMDIYPEYLLKAIIAFDIDKMEDLGIYEVAPEDFATCEFVDTSKIELQRIVREGLDMLYKEMN, from the coding sequence ATGGCAAAAGTTATAAAAACAAAAAAAGGCCTTGCACTTAATCTGAAAGGAAAACCGCTGCCCGAGATGCTGGCCGAACCGGCCCAAAGTCCTACTTACGCGGTCGTGCCCGACGATTTTGAAGGTGTTATCCCCAAGGTGACGGCTCGTCCGGGGGATAAGGTGCGTGCCGGCTCAGCACTGATGCACCACAAGGCATATCCGGAGATGAAGTTTACAAGTCCGGTTAGCGGCGAAGTGATCGCGGTGAATCGCGGTGCCAAGCGCAAGGTGTTGAGCATCGAGGTGAAACCGGACGGACTGAACGAATACGAGTCGTTCCCTGTCGGGGATCCGTCTGCCCTCTCTGCCGAACAGATCAAGGAGCTTTTACTGTCGAGCGGTATGTGGGGTTTTATTAAGCAACGTCCTTACGACATAGTGGCTACACCGGATATAGCTCCACGAGACATTTATATTACTGCCAACTTTACTGCACCATTGGCTCCGGACTTCGATTTCATCGTTCGAGGAGAAGAACGCGCCCTGCAGACTGCCATCGATGCCTTGGCCAAGCTTACGGCCGGCAAGGTCTATGTGGGCCTGAAGTCCGGCTCTGCCCTGAACTTGCATAATGCGGAGATCGTACAAATGCAAGGGCCTCATCCGGCCGGTAACGTGGGCGTGCTGATCAATCATACGAAGCCGATCAATCGGGGCGAAACGGTGTGGACGCTCAAGGCTACCGACCTGATCGTGATCGGACGTTTCCTGCTTACGGGCAAAGCCGATTTTACCAGAATGATTGCCATGACCGGTTCAGACGCTGCAGCTCACGGATACGTTCGCATTATGCCGGGTTGCAATGTCTTTGCTTCCTTCCCCGGCCGACTGACAATAAAGGAATCTCACGAGCGTGTGATCGATGGTAATGTGCTGACCGGTAAGAAGCTCTGCGAGAAGGAGCCTTTCCTGTCAGCCCGGTGTGACCAGATCACGGTGATCCCCGAAGGCGACGATGTGGACGAACTCTTCGGGTGGGCTGCACCCCGTCTCGATCAGTACAGCATGAGCAGAGCTTATTTCTCTTGGTTGCAGGGGAAAAACAAAGAGTACGTACTCGATGCCCGGATCAAGGGTGGCGAACGTGCTATGATCATGAGCAACGAGTATGACCGCGTTTTCCCGATGGACATCTATCCGGAGTATTTGCTCAAGGCTATTATAGCATTCGACATCGACAAGATGGAGGACTTAGGCATATATGAAGTGGCTCCGGAGGACTTTGCCACTTGCGAATTTGTGGATACATCCAAGATCGAGCTGCAGCGTATCGTTCGCGAGGGCTTGGATATGCTCTATAAGGAAATGAATTGA
- a CDS encoding TlpA family protein disulfide reductase — MKCFFIALIGLLFSLNTYAQLPAVSLKNIEGKTVQTNKLENAGKPMIISFFATNCKPCLRELKAIQDVYADWQDETGVRLIAVSIDEGQNAQKVKPLADGNGWEYEVLLDSNGDFKRAMNVSLIPAVFIVDGNGKVVYNHTGYTEGGEAELIKKVRELMK; from the coding sequence ATGAAATGCTTCTTTATTGCCCTGATTGGGCTGTTGTTCAGTCTGAATACATATGCTCAGCTTCCGGCCGTTAGTTTGAAAAATATCGAAGGAAAAACGGTACAGACCAACAAGTTGGAGAATGCCGGAAAGCCGATGATCATCAGCTTTTTTGCTACGAACTGCAAGCCCTGTTTGCGCGAGCTGAAAGCCATCCAGGATGTATATGCAGATTGGCAGGACGAGACGGGCGTAAGGCTTATAGCTGTATCTATCGATGAGGGGCAAAATGCACAGAAGGTGAAGCCTCTGGCTGACGGCAACGGCTGGGAATACGAAGTGCTACTCGACAGCAACGGTGATTTCAAGCGTGCCATGAACGTTTCCCTCATTCCGGCTGTATTTATTGTCGACGGCAACGGCAAGGTAGTATACAACCATACAGGTTATACAGAAGGCGGAGAAGCCGAGCTAATCAAAAAAGTTCGAGAGCTGATGAAGTAA